The region ACGAACTGACCACCGTGAAACCAATCTTGTGTGGCATCCTGGGCAGATGAGCTGGTCACAGCCACGGCCTCCAAGTTTAAactcatccctggaagggtgAGAAAAACCCACTGAGGCACTACAGTCAAAGAATTGCATCCTGAGGTCAGTCGAGTCAGTAGATGATGAGTGCAAATATATATTCCCTTTAATTAACATTGGCGCCATGAATGTTCTTTTGGTGCAGGTTTGATTAGTGCTGAGCAAAACTAGTGGATTTCAATCACTTGCAGAGCAATCTACCGATAAATTAAACCTGCTAATCCAAGATGGACCTTGAAACTAAGAGCTCCAAATGCATACAGGAGCAACCTGCACCAAACCTGTAGCTGCACCAAGCTCTGGGCGTTCGAGtcagaacaaaaagcaaagcacaaagtCAATTTAGTCTCTTTGGCAAAGCCACGCACCCACGGCGGCTACTGCCGGGGACACAAGCACCGGGAGCGCCGTTGCCCACCCCGGGCCGAGTTACGGCACCAACACCGGCCccgtccctccctcccctcaccGGCCCCGACCCCGACCCCGCAGGCAGCGCAGGCCCGGAATGGTCAGGGCCGCACCGCTCCGGGAGGACAGCCAGGCGGGCGGGCGACAAAGCCCGGGGGAGCCTGGCGGGACCCGGGGGAATCCCCGGGGCGGAGGGAGAGCGGGGCGCGGGGGGaagcgccgggccgggccccaCCTGGCTCAGCGCGGCGCCATCGCCGCTCTCATGGCAAcgcggccccgccgcgcagGCGCGACCGCCCCGCCGGCCCCAGGGCGCCTGCGCGGGACGGCCTCGACACCGACACCGACACCCgcaccggcaccggccccgacaccgggcggggagcggcaccggcccggcccggccatGGCGGAGCCGCTGCGGCCCTTCCGCCTGCGCGGGTGCGGCAGCCCGCAGAAGTTCGGGGTGGCGGCCGGGAGCCTGCGCGGGTTGCTGAGGAAGGGCTGCCGGCTGCTGCAGGTGCGGGGCGGACCGGACCGGAcgggccgggggctgccgggTGTCAGAGGAACGCGACGATAGcaggctgggatgctgctcACAGATGCGGGGCGGATCTGCCGATGCTGGACGGGACCGGGACTAGCGGGTGCCGCCGCTCCGGaccggggctggagctgcagccgcTGCGGTCGGGGCCGCCCGGAGCCGGGGTCCCGCCCGGAGCAGGGCTCTCACCCGCCCGTGGGGCAGCTTCCCTTGGCAGGCAGCCGCCTCTGCCTCTACGAGGACGGCACGGAGCTGACCGAGAGCTACTTCCGAGCGCTGCCGCCGCAGAcggagctggtgctgctgggcccCGGGGAGAGCTGGCGGGGCTGTGAgtgcggggccgggcggggggcgcgggggcagcgccggccccggGGGCTCAGGCGGTGCCgcctcacctgccccaggtgccAGCGACATCGAGCGGCTCCTGGCCGCgttctgcagccagcagggcgCCGTGGTGGAGGCTGCGCGGAGGCTGCTGACGGACGAGCGGGCTCCCCacaggcagaagctgctggcGGATCTCATCCACAACCTGAGCGAAAACATCCTGGCCGAGGACAAGGAAGACGACAAGAAATGGTTTGAAGGTGCGTTTGTTGCCGTAGGAAGCTGCTAAGGGACTCCCAGGtcttgctctgctctgaaaagtCACTTCTGTGAGTTTTGTTGCTCTTAAAGCAAAATTTGGGAGCTCTTGTGGCTGGTGGGATTGGGAACTTGGTCAGGGCTTTAGTTATCCCTTCCATTAGCACCTGTTATAGATTTCTTTAATGTACATATACATTTACTGTcagataatgatttttaaaaatggtgtTCCCTATTGCTTTAAGAAACATAGCTCTGGAATGCATTTCCCCCCATTAATATAAATCGGTATTTATGATGTTTTAATGATTTGCTAACAGTGTATGGGTAACTTGTGCATCTCTGCCAGCTAACTATGGTTTATGCTCTCTTTACACTTTGCAAGTCTCCCTTTCCATTCCCAAGCCATTGCTGCAGTTCTTCCCCAacaattctgttttcctttcacaatCTCTTGGTGTCCCATATATACAGAGTAACAAGAAACATAACAAtaccagctcctgctccctcagcagaTGCTCTACAGCATCCTTTGAAGTGCTTACGAGCAGGGTAGTCCTGaaccagtaaaataaaaatgggaaattgaAAAACCTGTGCTGCCTGAGTTTGTGGAAAGCCAGCATGAactcccagctgggcaggagctgtgctgaggcacAAAATAATCTCGttccctccagggctggagtCTCGGTTCAAGAACAAATCCAGCTACCTGCGGCACAGCTGTGAGAGCAGAATGCGGGGCTACCTGAGAGAGGTAAAAGTTTCTGTCCAAGTAACTTGTGTCAAGCTGTAACAGTAATTCTGTGGTTGCAggaacataaaatatttctacagtTGTGACTGTGGTAAAGAGCCTCAGGCTGCCACAGGAACCGAGGAGTGATTGCTGGGTTTCCCCCCTCTAGGTTAGTGGTTTTATTTCAAACGTTCATCCTGCAGCACGAGATGCCTACAGAGGGATAATCGACCTGATGGCAGATAAACTGAAATCTGTGAAGTACAACGGGTGCTACTTTGAcagaagggaggaggaggaggcagcacgCCTGTGCACCGCAGAGGGGTGGTTCTCCTGTCAGGTACCTGCAGCCTTCCTGaacaatcacagaatggttgggtgggaggggaccttaaagagcctctcattccacccctgccatggcaggggcacaTTCCACTGGCCCAGTCTGCTctcagccccatccaacccagccttgggcacttccagggatccaggggcagccacagctttgctgggcaccctgtgccagggcctgcccaccctcatagggaagaatttcttctgtatACCTGACTCAAACTTCCCCTTTTATCAGTTTGATCCCATTCCCCCCTCAACATCAGAGGAAGGAAGCAGCTTCCGGGgtgcagtgccaggctgggcgGGATGTGGGTGCAGGATCTCTCTGGTTCACTAGCATGTGGCAGGACCACGCTGGGGTGACAAGTGTGACACCTTTCACAGGGACCTTTTGACAGAGATGACTGCCCGTGTAAGCATTCCATCAACCCCTACAGCAACAGGGAAAGCAGGATCCTCTTCAGCACCTGGAATCTCGACCACATGTATGTACAAAGTGTTAATCCAGAGTGCTCTGCTTTGTGGCCTTCAGCTTCACCAGAAAGGTTCAGCCTTAGTCCCTTCCCCCCGCTGTGcagtcagctctgctgtgagtaTGTGGTGAGAAAAggtgctgggatgctgcagctgctgtgagaaCAAAACCCTGAAGACAGATGAAATGCTGCTTCTCATTagctgctttgcttctgtgcaGATTTTCTGTGTATGGAAGCAAAACCCCTCCTCACTGCTCTATCCGTGTGGATTCTCCTCTCCTACAAAATCCCCCCTGAACCATTTCAAATGTTGGCGTGAAGCAAACAAGATTTGCTAAACTAATttccttgggggaaaaaaaatcatatgcCTAGTAATGGAGAAAGAATTCCAGTTCTGCCTGGCTCTGAAAGGAAGATGGAGTCTTGATTATTCTGAAAAAACTCCTGATGGCAATATTGTCTTCTCTTTTGTGTCCCCAAGAATTGAGAAGAAACGTGCTGTTGTCCCAGAACTGGCAGAAGCTGTCAAAACACGAGATGGGAGAGAAGTGAACTGGGAATACTTCTATCAGCTGCTGTTTACCCTGGATAATTTAAAACTCGTACATATTGCTTGCCATAAGAAAACCAATCATAACCTCAGCTGTGACAAAACCAGAATTTACAGAAAGAGGAAGCAAACCCATGAGATTTCCTAGTGCTGTCTCTGGAAGGGacctgctgcttttttcaatcatgtcagtctgttgtttttaaatagctCCAATTTCTTAAATAAGAACTGTTTGAGAATCCCTGGCACAAGACTGGCTGGGTAACCCAACCAGAGCCTCACAAAGCACACTCCAATATCCCATTTAATTctcttctcctgctttcccaCTCTTTACAAGCTTCCCTCAAATCAAGCTCAAATCAAGTGTGATAAAGGTACAAAATGAGCCAGAGGCTGACTCTGATTCTACCCTGTCATCTCAGGTCAGCGTTGGCCCAAAACTCACAGGAGACAGAAATGAAACttgaacaaaacattttttacaaaCCTGTTAGTTTTTACAAACTAACCTGCAGGAGCTCATAGGCTCCTATTCCTCTGGAGATTAAGCCAAACAAAGGAGGATTTAGGATCAtgttttttctgtgccttttgcaGGTAGCTGCAGGAATGCCAAAGGTgattcagcagcagagctgccacctcACCTGTGCCAAACTCCTGCCCTCATCCCCACCTGCCCCTTTGCCATTGCTTCAGAGGTGCATCTCCCAGAAAGAACAGCAAGGccatggcatttttttttttttttgcttttcccaccTTTGTTTGCCATCTTCCCTGCTGATTTCCCTCTCATTTCTAACACTTTCTGCCTCCAGCCTGAGTTTTACTTGATGCACCACCAGAAAGGACAGCTATAATGATCATGTTTACAGTAATGTTTACCCACTGCCTTGGAGAACATTGCTTCGGTAAAATATTTCCTACCTCAGGCAACAAATCAGGAATTGTTCGATTTtttacttgaattttttttaataccagcTGATAGCAACTGACCTTTTGGGATTGTCAGTGTAAATCGTGTGaacactttaaataaaaaaatgcccccacatctgtgtgtgtgtgagtacATGAAGGTGCACGAGACATTAATCAGGTGTGATAAAGCATGAAGGGAAATGTGTTTATGAATTGAGCACCAGCTACTCTACTGCTCTGTAAATAACTAGGAAAAGCTCTATTTTCCCTCATAGTGTTGGTCCTGGACCAGTTAGTCCACATGAAATTGTGTGGAAATGATATTTCTGCCTGAGCCCCAAATTAGGTCTTGGAAGCTTTGCTACAGAGAGCATTGATTTACTTTAAACAACAAACTCAGTCCCCTCTCAAACAGTGCAATCTGAAAAGCAAGGAGGTACATTTTTAACACGGGATTTCTAATTCCACTGTATGCAACTGATCCTTCCAGCTTCCTTTTCTGCACTGTTTGACACTGGGgagggcagcactggcaggatTCTGGTGACAAAcccagtgtcacctgtgtggCACGTGTCCCCCAAACTGACAATGTTTTCTGCAAGGGAAACGAATGTGTGTGAAACTGTGTTTGCTAGAAAGagccagcagcaaacacagcactgaaggaatgctgggaggagctgctgcaacACAGAGCTGGAACTATGaatatgcaattaaaaaatctggatttttccGTGTTACAGAATTAGAGTCAAAAGGAGCCAAGAAATATCTTTGACAGAAACAATGCATCAGCTGGAGTGGAAATGGGAATGCATTACCATGCCATGCATATGCAATTTGTTTGCCTTACAACTTTTGAATGTTTAACAAGCTCTAGCtgtagaaattaatatttatttaaaccaTCTGCTGATAAcattttctctctatttttagAAACATAGAAGGAGCTATAACAATAAATATCTAGAAGCTTATTGCATAATCAcactttcaaagaaatattCCCACAAACACTGGGTGAAATAACAGTTCCTGGAATGGGCTGAGGttgttccttttgttttttaaacatgcaGAGGGGGCTGCCCCACAGCCTCAGCAATCTTCCCCTGTCCATCAGGGTATTTGTTGTGTACCACCACCAAAGCATTTGTTTCCAAAATCCCTGCTGGAAACCAGCTGGAAATCAACGAAGGACAACACTTAAAACAGCAGGTggagggaggaggcagcacCACGGGGTGGGTGTTAGGGGAGCTGACGTGCAATGAAAACATGCTGAACTGGCAGAGATGAGCACACTGAATCCACTCTGACATCCTGCGTTTCATTTTGCCAGCAGAACTGCATTTTAGAGGTTTAATTGGTCCTGGGTTAGTTGTAAACAACCCACACGAGCAAGACCCTTGACCTTCTCTGTATCAGGGAGTCAGTTTGCTCCTTTGTTACCTGGATGCCACAGACATtgcagaattaaaagaaaaataaccttGCTCCAGCATCCTTTTCTTgactattttgaaaaaaaaaggagtcaaACCAAATACTTTCTCAAGATAGAGGCtcaaatttacaaaaaaaaaaagccttaagaACTTCTATATTccctgggcttttttttcttaaatatcagTGGTAAAGTGCTAAATTATACTTTATTTCCAAATCCCTGAAAATTCAGTATTTGCCCCAGATAATCACTGAAATACTGTATCTGCCAATTCCAGCAAAACAACCTCTCCCAGTTCTCTCCCTGAGAAAAGGCAAACAGACACCTCATGTTACTGACACAGCCACTGCCATGTGGTcacaaagagaaggaagaagggtTTAATTTGTTTACAGTTTGTTGTCAGAcatcatcctcttcctcctcatcttcatcGTCTTCCTTTGCAATGAAATGGAGCTTCCTGGCTTCTCGCCTGCTCCTTGTCACGCTGGGGAGCACAActgctgggaggtgctggagggaaAAGATCAAATCAACAAGGGAAGTCTGTGGAGGCAGAACTCCCACCTCCACCAGCTCCCATCCCCCCTCAGCTGACACAGGAACCAACCCTCAGCTTGGGAGCAGTGGCACAAACCCAAAGCTAAAGCTGTGGGGCTTTGAGGGGAGTCTGCCCAAACCAgatccacgggcactctcaGGGCTGGCATTCCTTCCACTGCTGTGAGGAGGATTGGCAGAGGGTGAAGGGCTCCCTAAACAAATCCTCACTGCTCCCTAAATACCACAAGAAACACCTAAAAGGTGGCAGCATCGCTTGCCCCAAAGTTATGCAGGTTAAAGGGATTCAAATGTAAAGCTCTGGCCCTTGGGTCAGTTCAAAAGCTGAGGAAGGCAGAAACATCCAAACAATCCCaatgcagcagggctggaactagatgatttcTAAGATCCCTCCAAcccaagctgctctgtgattctgtaaagaACCAAAGACCAGCAAAAATCTATTCTGCCAACAATATTGTGTCTCCATAATGTCATTATCAGTAAAAATACCTATCTCATGGAATTGGACTAAAAAGTCTAAATAAGAAAGATTTTACACCTGAAACTAATTTAGCTGGGCAAGCAATTGAATCTCTGATGGAGACAGTTTTATCTGGGGTACAGCGCCCAACAATACTGGTCAAATTCCCCAAGAGTTTTGAGGCAAATTTTAAGCAGATTAGGGCTGGCTCTAAAGCAGGAACAGACTCATCCTCTCACCAGTTCAACATCTCCAAAGAACCGGTGCACTGGCATGGGCTGGTTGCTGTCCTCATCCGAGAGGccactgctgtgctccaggagcatCGGCCTCCGCGGGTGATCCGCGTCCTCCGAGGTGGCCCCGTCAAAGctctcacagctgctctcctcTTCACTGAACACGTGATAGTGGTGCAGATATCCACCCATTTTTAATGGGGCACTGCTGGATTTCACCGTGTGTGCCTCCAGAGGAACACcatgctccttctcctgcttcccttcATCAGTCTCTGGAATGCTTTCATCTTTTTCCTGTTGGATTATACTGCTGTCTCTTGGATCTTCTGAACCTCCATCCCCATCAGATGTTTTAGGTGCTTCCCCCAGTGCAGCAAGGTTTCCACTTTCACATGTGAGTCCCTCTAGCTCTGATTTTAGATTGCTTTCTTCGTATTTCATCCTCTTTGCAGGTTGTCCTTCAGCAGCTTCATGTGATGAACACTGTTAGAAAAAAGACAAGATTGTAAAGCTCACTTgaaataaagaagaataaaatcaCCTCATCTCTTTACTTGCAAAAGAACAGAAGGGCTCCATCACACAAGTGGCATTTTGATCCAAACCTTCTAAGAAAAGTAATTAGTAGAAAGCGCAtgtaaagagaggaaaagaggagcaGACAGCTTACATAAACCACAATGTACAGTCCATCACcagcaagagaaaaacactTTGCTCAGAGAATAAACTAGCACCGTAAGAGGTCAATCACCatgttcttattttcttaagGATGATGCTAATAGGAATTAGTATGCCAGGCCCGTCATCACCCAATACGGCGAGCAGCTAAATCTGCTCTGTATTTCTGCACCGGCACAAACAACGTCGTGGGAGGAGCAGGAACGGAGATAAATTTACTTCAATTCTCCTGATAATTCCCACATGATGATGCTCAGATTGGAGCCGTTAATAATCACCTGCGATCCCCCCGCTCTGTGACCGCCCGGCCTTTCCCTCCCGCACCATCCCACCCGGCCCGTCCCTCCTACCGGGCTCGCCGTGTCGGCTGTTTCCCCCGCGGGCTGTGCGGGGTCTGCTGCCGGTGATGTCTCCGCGGAGCGCCGGGCCCGGTGCCGtggccgcggccgggccgggcgagCGGGGCCGCGGGTGTCCgagcgcccccggccccgcgccgcgccgcccgccgccatcttgggcCGCGCGCGGGCCCGCGCTCGCCATCTTGTGGAGCTCCGAGCAGGGAACCCGGGGCGAGCGCGGGCTCCGGGCACCGAGCAAAGGGCTCCGGGCATCGGTCTCCGGGCACCGAGCAAAGGACTCTGGGCACCGACAAAGGGCTCCGGGCATCGGTCTCCGGGCACCGAGCAAAGGGCTCTGGGCACCGACAAAGGGCTCCGGGCATCGGTCTCCGGGCACCGAGCAAAGGGCTCCGGGCACCGACAAAGGGTTCTGGGCATCGGGCTCCGGGCAAAGGGCAGCCTTATCCCACCAAGTGAGGGCGGGGGGCCCACGCCCCTCACACGCCGCAGCCCCTCACACGCCGCAGCCCCTCACACGCCGCAGCCCCTCACACGCCGCAGGCCCTCACACGCCGCAGGCCCTCACACGCCGCAGCCCCTCACACATAGCAGCCCCTCACCTGCCACAGCCCCTAGGTTGGACCACAGACAGCATCGCTTTAATGAAGCTTTGGCGGAGTGAGCCCAAAGCAGCTCGTCACCGGTCACACAATGGGGTGGGTTGGAAGCGACCTTGaagatcacccagtgccaccccctgccatggcagggacaccttccactgtcccaggtggctccaagccctgtccagcctggccttggatgcttccagggatggggcagccgcagcttctctgggcaacctgtgccagggcctcaccaccctcacagccaagaattccttcccaatagccaatctaaacctactctctaTCCGTTTAAacccattcctccttgtcctgtcactgcatgctTTGGTAAATAGTCTTGCCTCATCTTTTCCATAAGTTCCCTTCAAGTattggaaggctgcaattacaGTTTCTGAAGGGAACTTACTGACCTCCCTCCTAGCTGCTGCTTGGGGaaaaacacagccccatcctGCCTGGGAGCTATGTAGCTTATAAACATTTGAAATCATTTGCTTCCCATTGTGTCTCAGTCTGGAGCAGTGCTCGCTCCCATTCAAGACGTGGTCGAAGAGTTATTATTCAGAtgttcttctctctgctttccacAGCCCTCAGGGAACAAATTATGCCAGTAACTCAAATCCCTCTTTAACTTCAAGGA is a window of Motacilla alba alba isolate MOTALB_02 chromosome 21, Motacilla_alba_V1.0_pri, whole genome shotgun sequence DNA encoding:
- the C21H1orf174 gene encoding UPF0688 protein C1orf174 homolog, with translation MAAGGAARGRGRSDTRGPARPARPRPRHRARRSAETSPAADPAQPAGETADTASPCSSHEAAEGQPAKRMKYEESNLKSELEGLTCESGNLAALGEAPKTSDGDGGSEDPRDSSIIQQEKDESIPETDEGKQEKEHGVPLEAHTVKSSSAPLKMGGYLHHYHVFSEEESSCESFDGATSEDADHPRRPMLLEHSSGLSDEDSNQPMPVHRFFGDVELHLPAVVLPSVTRSRREARKLHFIAKEDDEDEEEEDDV
- the DFFB gene encoding DNA fragmentation factor subunit beta, giving the protein MAEPLRPFRLRGCGSPQKFGVAAGSLRGLLRKGCRLLQLPLAGSRLCLYEDGTELTESYFRALPPQTELVLLGPGESWRGCASDIERLLAAFCSQQGAVVEAARRLLTDERAPHRQKLLADLIHNLSENILAEDKEDDKKWFEGLESRFKNKSSYLRHSCESRMRGYLREVSGFISNVHPAARDAYRGIIDLMADKLKSVKYNGCYFDRREEEEAARLCTAEGWFSCQGPFDRDDCPCKHSINPYSNRESRILFSTWNLDHIIEKKRAVVPELAEAVKTRDGREVNWEYFYQLLFTLDNLKLVHIACHKKTNHNLSCDKTRIYRKRKQTHEIS